A genomic window from Streptomyces sp. NBC_00234 includes:
- a CDS encoding DUF485 domain-containing protein has protein sequence MPHDQPPQHPPRPPYAPFRPHRRPPPPPPRSPGGEYLLPWQSSSTPPPPRWPTPPAAPVPAPGHHSDLRRLRGAYRVLRRASTLTALGYFTLFLLLSGFAPGLMTGPVGDGGLTTGLLLGLCQLPVTLVAIAVYEWTARRTVDPLCAGLRNRARGTEDRAAAERRRTGTGR, from the coding sequence ATGCCTCACGACCAGCCGCCACAGCATCCGCCGCGACCCCCGTACGCGCCTTTCCGGCCGCACCGCCGTCCCCCTCCGCCGCCGCCCCGCTCCCCGGGCGGCGAGTACCTCCTCCCCTGGCAGAGTTCCTCGACGCCCCCGCCGCCCCGGTGGCCCACCCCGCCCGCCGCACCCGTCCCCGCACCCGGGCACCACAGCGACCTGCGCCGGCTGCGCGGCGCGTACCGCGTCCTGCGCCGGGCCTCCACCCTCACCGCCCTCGGCTACTTCACCCTCTTCCTCCTCCTCTCCGGCTTCGCCCCGGGCCTGATGACCGGTCCCGTCGGCGACGGCGGCCTCACCACCGGACTCCTGCTCGGCCTGTGCCAGTTGCCGGTGACGCTGGTGGCCATCGCCGTGTACGAGTGGACGGCCCGACGCACCGTGGACCCGCTCTGCGCGGGACTCCGCAACCGGGCCCGCGGCACGGAGGACCGAGCGGCGGCCGAGCGCCGCAGAACAGGAACGGGCCGATGA
- a CDS encoding MFS transporter, translating into MGVGTGKGGAGRGRTVPAGDTGGGTDTADATPAAPRGRRPVVAALMLGMALAAIDGTIVSTAVPQIVGDLGGFAVFSWLFSGYLLAVTVTLPVYGKLSDTFGRKPVLVAGIILFLVGSVLCAAAWNMAALIAFRVVQGLGGGALQGTVQTIAADLYPLKERPKIQAKLSTVWATSAVAGPAVGGLLAAYADWRWIFLINLPVGAVALWLVVRHLHEPARPRTGARLRIDWAGALAVFATGALLLTALVQGGVAWPWLSAPSLGLLGASAALAALTVLIERRAADPIIPGWVWKRRTIASVNLALGAMGLLMVAPTVFLPTYAQSVLGLGPIAAGFVLSVMTLSWPVSAAFSNRVYNRIGFRFTAIIGMSATLLILLAFPLLPYPGSAWQPALIMLLLGAALGLFQLPLIVGVQSTVGWSERGTTTASVLFCRQVGQSLGAALFGAVANGVLASRLADAPVSGLPGDLDAISHALGDPGSLSAAATDYLRRAVDAAVDYVYLGAAGAAALALLVLVFVAPRRFPVLDEGTENAPQALRK; encoded by the coding sequence ATAGGCGTCGGCACGGGCAAGGGCGGTGCGGGCAGGGGCCGAACGGTCCCGGCGGGCGACACCGGCGGCGGCACGGACACCGCCGACGCGACACCCGCCGCGCCCCGGGGCCGGCGGCCCGTCGTCGCCGCGCTGATGCTCGGCATGGCGCTCGCCGCGATCGACGGCACCATCGTCTCCACCGCCGTCCCCCAGATCGTCGGCGACCTCGGCGGCTTCGCCGTCTTCTCCTGGCTGTTCTCGGGCTACCTGCTGGCCGTGACCGTCACCCTCCCCGTCTACGGCAAACTCTCCGACACCTTCGGCCGCAAGCCGGTCCTGGTCGCCGGCATCATCCTGTTCCTGGTCGGCTCGGTGCTCTGCGCGGCGGCCTGGAACATGGCGGCTCTGATCGCCTTCCGTGTCGTCCAGGGCCTCGGCGGCGGCGCCCTCCAGGGCACCGTGCAGACGATCGCCGCCGACCTCTACCCGCTCAAGGAACGCCCGAAGATCCAGGCGAAGTTGTCGACGGTGTGGGCGACGTCCGCGGTCGCGGGACCGGCGGTCGGCGGGCTGCTCGCGGCGTACGCGGACTGGCGCTGGATCTTCCTGATCAACCTGCCGGTCGGAGCCGTCGCGCTCTGGCTGGTCGTACGCCACCTCCACGAACCGGCCCGCCCCCGCACCGGTGCCCGGCTCCGCATCGACTGGGCGGGCGCCCTCGCCGTCTTCGCGACCGGCGCGCTGCTGCTGACCGCACTCGTCCAGGGCGGCGTGGCCTGGCCGTGGCTCTCCGCACCCTCGCTCGGTCTGCTGGGCGCGAGCGCAGCCCTCGCCGCGCTGACCGTCCTCATCGAGCGGCGCGCCGCCGACCCGATCATCCCCGGGTGGGTCTGGAAGCGGCGCACCATCGCCTCGGTCAACCTGGCCCTGGGCGCGATGGGGCTGCTGATGGTGGCGCCCACGGTCTTCCTGCCGACGTACGCGCAGTCGGTCCTGGGCCTCGGCCCGATCGCCGCCGGTTTCGTGCTCTCCGTCATGACGCTGAGCTGGCCGGTCTCGGCGGCGTTCTCCAACCGGGTCTACAACCGCATCGGCTTCCGGTTCACCGCGATCATCGGCATGAGCGCCACCCTGCTGATCCTGCTGGCCTTCCCGCTGCTGCCGTACCCCGGCTCCGCCTGGCAGCCCGCCCTGATCATGCTGCTGCTGGGCGCGGCGCTCGGGCTGTTCCAACTGCCGCTGATCGTCGGCGTCCAGTCCACGGTCGGCTGGTCCGAGCGCGGCACGACGACGGCCTCCGTGCTGTTCTGCCGCCAGGTCGGCCAGAGCCTGGGCGCCGCGCTCTTCGGCGCCGTCGCCAACGGGGTGCTCGCCTCCCGGCTGGCCGACGCCCCGGTCTCCGGGCTGCCCGGCGACCTGGACGCGATCTCCCACGCCCTGGGCGACCCCGGTTCGCTCTCCGCCGCGGCGACGGACTATCTGCGACGTGCCGTGGACGCGGCCGTCGACTACGTCTACCTCGGGGCGGCGGGCGCCGCCGCCCTCGCCCTGCTCGTCCTCGTCTTCGTGGCCCCGCGCCGCTTCCCGGTCCTCGACGAGGGGACCGAGAACGCCCCGCAGGCACTCAGGAAGTAG
- a CDS encoding SMI1/KNR4 family protein has product MTTGRLGQQAAPPNAAYAGQVVHFPDPVRASRHPRGVRMDENGYPELTPYARAAAEIADPPPGFGIDELRLTDYVSANAALAASGHELWDTIAPVATPHGWTWHHVPGGRRMELVPVEVKALLRHHGGMATAPVDHNRRGTRPLQETRPPHFRLPKGAVAVSEQQVLGVEEDLGYRLPGAYRSFLKAAGGSAPVGAALDADLGLLVDQPFFTVRDEAAVNDLLYVNKCLRDHFTKDYLGVAFVQGGILAVKVRGQDIGSVWFCAYDDARDQDGWSVQDRVDRLLLPCGADFDAFLQRLAGNPPELETVANLMVDGGFARAVPVEG; this is encoded by the coding sequence ATGACGACAGGTCGGCTCGGGCAGCAAGCCGCGCCACCGAATGCGGCCTACGCCGGGCAGGTCGTGCATTTCCCGGACCCGGTCCGGGCGTCCCGCCACCCCAGGGGTGTGCGCATGGACGAGAACGGCTATCCGGAACTCACACCGTATGCGCGTGCCGCCGCAGAGATCGCCGATCCGCCCCCGGGCTTCGGTATCGACGAGCTCCGTCTCACCGACTACGTGTCGGCGAACGCGGCTCTGGCGGCGAGCGGCCATGAGCTGTGGGACACGATCGCGCCGGTGGCGACTCCGCACGGCTGGACCTGGCACCACGTGCCGGGCGGCCGGCGGATGGAACTCGTACCGGTCGAGGTGAAGGCGCTGCTGCGTCATCACGGCGGCATGGCGACTGCTCCGGTCGACCACAACCGGCGCGGTACGCGCCCCCTGCAGGAGACGCGGCCTCCGCACTTCCGGCTGCCCAAGGGCGCGGTGGCGGTGAGCGAGCAGCAGGTGCTGGGTGTCGAGGAGGACCTCGGTTACCGGCTGCCCGGCGCGTACCGCTCGTTCCTCAAGGCCGCGGGCGGTTCGGCCCCGGTGGGTGCCGCGCTCGACGCGGACCTCGGGCTCCTGGTGGACCAGCCGTTCTTCACGGTGCGCGACGAGGCCGCCGTGAACGACCTCCTGTACGTCAACAAGTGCCTGCGCGACCACTTCACCAAGGACTACCTGGGCGTCGCTTTCGTCCAGGGCGGCATCCTCGCGGTGAAGGTGCGCGGGCAGGACATCGGCTCGGTCTGGTTCTGCGCGTACGACGACGCCCGGGACCAGGACGGCTGGAGCGTGCAGGACCGCGTCGACCGGCTGCTGCTGCCCTGCGGTGCGGACTTCGACGCCTTTCTCCAGCGCCTGGCGGGCAATCCGCCGGAGCTGGAGACCGTGGCGAACCTGATGGTGGACGGCGGCTTCGCGCGGGCCGTCCCGGTGGAGGGGTGA
- a CDS encoding SUKH-4 family immunity protein, whose protein sequence is MVTFAQAQERADEWVNGDVPAYQHREVRVREFELGFVVWAEDRAEGPVSDGGRQRLVIARDSGEATLWPGLPVGEVIRRYEEEYGTSDAAPAAPVPPQRIDLNQTSFLLSPPEWLQEAADKLGIPDRRAEPADGPPSDSAPSSSPSSPSPSSAGAAASGPVDAGASWPAAGGQADYEPTAADGVPASSPGAPSGATPWAGTDTNADPDAGAVGLPATVFAPALSGADDEEAPPPVVPAEAPTALMSGGSQLPPTAVSPALDASRRSAPGAGGPGPAAPARPGAGDIADAATSKAVVTPRGARGGGSTTPPPPGAPGTPGMRPGATPPPSGPGAPGAPAGGYVPTQLVSQLGPPGAPQPPGPPGAPQPPGPPGAPGAPGSTPAPGGGMHHAATMFADASLGGPRPPGPPGPPGPPGAPGAPGAQQPPGPPGPPGAPQPPGPPGAPGSTPAPGGGMHHAATMFADASLGGPRPPAPPGPPGPPGAPGAPQPPGPPGMPQGGAPGPVPPNQHTPPPAAYGYPQQPLGQPTVGPGYQAVLRFRAPDGSEQQLIRRSAPGTPHPEWQMLHELRAMNVPPQQVIELHTELESCELPGGYCARMIRETWPQVRITSVAPYGADHASRQQGMQHLLTHQGELHQVADGPARPAPVRAPLPQMQPAVPLPPEALAEELVQVFGPQGVLRFDQRAVSRQGVPEVVGRTLVWAGLPADFGPFFWAQPGQPVVPTLAELAAQRQVQAAPDAGSYLVMGSDFGRAICVQYGTANIVAVPVEAGPGGQSVPPQFVNTGLPEFVRSMALLGRMWRLRYGLNPEQAGRWTVDFQAQLVALDPAALASPESWWSVLLEQMWDGLL, encoded by the coding sequence ATGGTGACCTTCGCGCAGGCGCAGGAACGTGCGGACGAGTGGGTCAACGGCGACGTGCCCGCGTACCAGCACCGTGAGGTGCGGGTCCGCGAGTTCGAGCTGGGCTTCGTGGTGTGGGCCGAGGACCGGGCGGAGGGCCCCGTCTCGGACGGTGGGCGCCAGCGGCTGGTGATCGCCCGGGACAGTGGTGAGGCCACGCTGTGGCCCGGACTGCCGGTGGGCGAGGTGATCCGGCGGTACGAGGAGGAGTACGGCACGTCCGACGCGGCGCCGGCCGCCCCGGTGCCGCCGCAGCGGATCGATCTGAACCAGACGTCGTTCCTGCTGAGTCCGCCCGAGTGGCTTCAGGAGGCCGCGGACAAACTGGGGATTCCGGACCGGCGCGCCGAGCCGGCCGACGGTCCTCCCTCGGACTCCGCTCCCTCTTCTTCTCCTTCTTCCCCTTCTCCTTCTTCCGCCGGGGCCGCTGCGTCCGGTCCGGTGGACGCCGGGGCTTCGTGGCCCGCCGCGGGCGGGCAGGCCGATTACGAGCCCACGGCCGCCGACGGTGTGCCCGCGTCCTCGCCCGGTGCGCCCTCCGGGGCTACGCCGTGGGCGGGCACGGACACCAACGCCGATCCCGATGCCGGGGCGGTCGGTCTGCCGGCCACGGTGTTCGCTCCGGCGCTCTCGGGCGCGGACGACGAGGAGGCCCCGCCGCCGGTCGTGCCGGCCGAGGCCCCCACCGCGCTGATGTCCGGAGGCAGTCAGCTGCCCCCGACCGCCGTTTCCCCGGCTCTCGACGCTTCCCGCCGGAGTGCGCCCGGTGCCGGTGGACCCGGTCCGGCCGCGCCTGCGCGTCCCGGCGCGGGTGACATCGCGGACGCGGCCACCAGCAAGGCGGTCGTGACGCCGCGCGGCGCGCGCGGAGGCGGCTCGACGACACCGCCGCCCCCGGGTGCTCCCGGCACTCCGGGCATGCGTCCGGGCGCCACGCCGCCGCCTTCGGGGCCGGGTGCGCCCGGTGCTCCCGCGGGTGGTTACGTACCGACGCAGCTCGTCTCGCAGCTCGGCCCTCCCGGTGCGCCGCAGCCCCCCGGTCCTCCTGGTGCTCCGCAGCCTCCGGGTCCGCCTGGTGCGCCCGGTGCGCCTGGTTCGACGCCGGCGCCCGGTGGCGGGATGCATCACGCGGCGACGATGTTCGCCGACGCGAGCCTCGGTGGCCCCCGGCCCCCGGGTCCGCCCGGTCCTCCTGGCCCGCCCGGTGCGCCTGGTGCCCCCGGGGCTCAGCAGCCCCCCGGTCCTCCCGGTCCTCCTGGTGCTCCGCAGCCTCCGGGTCCGCCCGGTGCGCCTGGTTCGACGCCGGCGCCCGGTGGCGGGATGCATCACGCGGCGACGATGTTCGCCGACGCGAGCCTCGGTGGCCCCCGGCCCCCGGCTCCGCCCGGTCCTCCGGGTCCGCCCGGTGCCCCCGGTGCTCCGCAGCCTCCCGGTCCTCCCGGGATGCCGCAGGGCGGGGCCCCCGGTCCCGTACCGCCGAATCAGCACACCCCGCCGCCCGCGGCGTACGGGTATCCGCAGCAGCCGCTCGGTCAGCCGACCGTCGGTCCCGGCTACCAGGCCGTGCTGCGCTTCCGCGCGCCCGACGGCAGCGAGCAGCAGCTGATCCGCCGTTCGGCGCCGGGCACCCCGCACCCCGAGTGGCAGATGCTGCACGAGCTGCGGGCCATGAACGTGCCGCCGCAGCAGGTCATCGAGCTGCACACCGAGCTGGAGTCGTGCGAGCTGCCCGGCGGCTACTGCGCGCGGATGATCCGTGAGACCTGGCCGCAGGTACGGATCACCAGCGTCGCTCCGTACGGGGCCGACCACGCGAGCCGCCAGCAGGGCATGCAGCATCTGCTGACGCATCAGGGCGAGCTGCACCAGGTCGCCGACGGCCCCGCGCGGCCGGCGCCGGTGCGGGCGCCGCTGCCGCAGATGCAGCCCGCTGTTCCGCTGCCGCCGGAGGCGCTCGCGGAGGAGCTGGTGCAGGTCTTCGGACCGCAGGGTGTGCTCCGCTTCGACCAGCGGGCCGTGTCCCGGCAGGGTGTGCCCGAGGTCGTGGGCCGGACCCTGGTGTGGGCGGGACTGCCCGCCGATTTCGGGCCGTTCTTCTGGGCGCAGCCGGGTCAGCCCGTGGTGCCGACGCTGGCCGAGCTGGCCGCACAGCGTCAGGTGCAGGCGGCGCCCGACGCGGGTTCGTACCTCGTCATGGGGTCCGACTTCGGCCGGGCGATCTGTGTCCAGTACGGCACGGCGAACATCGTGGCCGTGCCGGTCGAGGCGGGTCCGGGCGGGCAGTCGGTGCCGCCGCAGTTCGTGAACACCGGGCTCCCGGAGTTCGTGCGTTCGATGGCCCTGCTCGGCCGGATGTGGCGGCTGCGCTACGGGCTCAACCCGGAGCAGGCGGGCCGTTGGACCGTCGACTTCCAGGCACAGTTGGTGGCCCTCGATCCGGCGGCGCTCGCGTCCCCGGAGAGCTGGTGGTCGGTGCTGCTGGAGCAGATGTGGGACGGACTGCTCTGA
- a CDS encoding sodium/solute symporter, with translation MNGFDESAQTMSLMAFIAVATVTLLLCVMTGPDRDDLDEFYTGFRSLSPVRNGLAIAGDYLSAATVLGTTGVIALTGHDGLVLALSTALSLVLLMFLLAEPLRNAGRFTMGDVLTRRSPGRAVRIAACAVTLAALVPLMVVQLAGSGSLLAFILGFDSSGFRTGSIVVLGLVMIGYAAIGGMKGTALIQIVKTVVLLGAGLLVSVLIMNRFDWDTGALIRAAQQGSGAGAAYLHSGLQFGGNDLDMISSELTVVLGAACLPHITMRMSSVRSAQAVRRSLSWAVCVVVCLCLLLTVIGFGAAALVGHSRITAAGAQGNSAILQVSGAVAGGGEAGALVVTTMTTAIFLTLLASVAGMILACANSLAHDLFAHGLHGLRDRGREPVPGRIEMGAAQLAAVGVGLTAIVLAVLARHWNVQAMVTLSFCIGASALAPALVYSMFWRRFTRTGLLCTLIGGTLCVLVLMTGTKLVSGSPGAVFPDLDVNWFPFTTTGLVSIPFGFLAGWLGTVLGRRTAAEERRQYEAVEPWILAGAPPVTSARPTHGDGAAPGRPRNPF, from the coding sequence ATGAACGGCTTCGACGAGTCCGCGCAGACGATGTCGCTGATGGCGTTCATCGCCGTGGCCACCGTGACCCTGCTGCTCTGCGTGATGACCGGCCCGGACCGCGACGACCTCGACGAGTTCTACACCGGCTTCCGCTCGCTCTCCCCCGTGCGCAACGGCCTGGCCATCGCCGGTGACTACCTCTCCGCGGCCACCGTCCTCGGCACCACCGGCGTCATCGCCCTCACCGGCCACGACGGGCTCGTACTCGCCCTGAGCACGGCCCTCTCGCTCGTCCTGCTGATGTTCCTGCTGGCCGAACCCCTGCGCAACGCGGGCCGGTTCACCATGGGCGACGTCCTCACCCGCCGCTCCCCCGGGCGGGCCGTCCGCATCGCCGCCTGCGCGGTCACCCTCGCCGCGCTGGTACCCCTGATGGTCGTCCAGCTCGCCGGCAGCGGGAGTCTGCTCGCCTTCATCCTGGGCTTCGACAGCTCCGGCTTCCGTACCGGATCCATCGTCGTGCTCGGCCTCGTGATGATCGGTTACGCGGCGATCGGCGGGATGAAGGGGACCGCGCTCATCCAGATCGTGAAGACCGTCGTCCTCCTCGGCGCCGGCCTTCTCGTCTCCGTACTGATCATGAACCGCTTCGACTGGGACACCGGCGCCCTGATCCGGGCCGCCCAGCAGGGCAGCGGCGCGGGGGCCGCCTATCTGCACTCCGGGCTGCAGTTCGGCGGCAACGACCTCGACATGATCAGCTCCGAACTCACCGTCGTGCTCGGCGCCGCGTGCCTCCCGCACATCACCATGCGGATGTCGAGCGTCCGCAGCGCCCAGGCCGTCCGCCGCTCCCTGTCCTGGGCGGTCTGCGTCGTCGTCTGTCTCTGCCTGCTGCTCACCGTCATCGGCTTCGGCGCCGCCGCCCTCGTCGGCCACAGCCGCATCACGGCCGCCGGAGCGCAGGGCAACAGCGCGATCCTCCAGGTCAGCGGAGCAGTCGCGGGGGGCGGCGAGGCCGGGGCGCTGGTCGTGACGACGATGACCACAGCGATCTTCCTGACCCTGCTCGCCTCGGTCGCCGGAATGATCCTGGCCTGCGCCAACTCCCTGGCCCACGACCTGTTCGCGCACGGACTGCACGGACTCCGGGACCGGGGCAGGGAGCCGGTGCCGGGCCGCATCGAGATGGGCGCGGCGCAGCTCGCCGCGGTCGGCGTGGGCCTCACGGCCATCGTCCTCGCCGTCCTCGCCCGGCACTGGAACGTGCAGGCGATGGTGACGCTCTCGTTCTGCATCGGTGCGTCGGCCCTGGCCCCGGCGCTCGTCTACAGCATGTTCTGGCGGCGCTTCACCCGAACCGGACTGCTCTGCACCCTGATCGGCGGCACCCTCTGTGTCCTGGTGCTGATGACCGGCACCAAGCTGGTGTCCGGCTCCCCCGGCGCGGTCTTCCCCGATCTCGACGTCAACTGGTTCCCGTTCACCACGACCGGGCTCGTCTCCATCCCGTTCGGATTCCTGGCGGGCTGGCTGGGGACGGTGCTCGGCCGGCGCACGGCGGCGGAGGAACGCAGACAGTACGAGGCGGTGGAGCCGTGGATCCTCGCGGGGGCGCCCCCGGTGACGTCGGCCCGCCCGACGCACGGGGACGGGGCGGCACCCGGACGGCCCCGGAACCCCTTCTAG
- a CDS encoding cellulose-binding protein, whose protein sequence is MSAAPVSAHGFVGVRGRGYRPEQVDRTVATLSAERDAAWERLSRLTDLAEELAAESERLAVAVASLAPQTYASLGERAQQILALAQAEAEAALGSAQEDGQALRDAADAAGRAAGEAAREHSGTVREAAEADALAVLSAARGSADETVAAARKEAAEVRGAADEAMAETRRRTTGVLAHQEQEHAERSKAAAAGLAADEAATAARETELTERSEALLAEARRALAETEEAARHGQEDAEARAGELIAEARVREERVVRETERILREHEEGREEVQAHMTHVRNSLAALTGRAVSGPEED, encoded by the coding sequence ATGAGTGCTGCACCGGTGTCCGCGCACGGCTTCGTCGGCGTACGGGGGCGTGGCTACCGTCCTGAGCAGGTGGACCGGACCGTGGCGACCCTGTCCGCGGAGCGGGACGCCGCATGGGAGCGGCTCTCCCGGCTGACGGACCTCGCCGAGGAGCTGGCGGCCGAGTCGGAGCGGCTGGCCGTGGCCGTCGCCTCGCTGGCCCCGCAGACGTATGCCTCGCTCGGCGAGCGGGCCCAGCAGATCCTCGCGCTCGCGCAGGCCGAGGCGGAGGCGGCGCTCGGGTCCGCGCAGGAGGACGGGCAGGCGCTGCGCGACGCGGCGGACGCGGCCGGGCGGGCGGCCGGGGAAGCGGCCCGCGAGCACTCCGGGACGGTACGGGAGGCTGCCGAGGCGGACGCCCTGGCGGTGCTGTCCGCGGCGCGGGGTTCCGCGGACGAGACCGTCGCCGCGGCGCGCAAGGAGGCCGCCGAGGTCCGGGGGGCCGCGGACGAGGCGATGGCGGAGACCCGGCGGCGTACGACGGGTGTGCTGGCCCATCAGGAGCAGGAGCACGCCGAGCGGTCGAAGGCGGCGGCGGCCGGACTGGCGGCGGACGAGGCCGCGACGGCCGCGCGCGAGACCGAACTGACCGAGCGTTCCGAGGCGTTGCTCGCCGAGGCGCGGCGGGCGCTCGCGGAGACCGAGGAGGCCGCCCGGCACGGCCAGGAGGACGCCGAGGCGCGGGCGGGCGAGCTGATCGCGGAGGCCCGGGTGCGCGAGGAGCGGGTGGTGCGGGAGACGGAGCGGATTCTCCGGGAGCACGAGGAGGGCCGCGAGGAGGTGCAGGCGCACATGACGCACGTACGCAACTCGCTCGCGGCCCTCACGGGCCGGGCGGTGTCCGGGCCGGAGGAGGACTAG